The genomic window tgtgtgtgtgtgtgtgtgtgtgtgtgtgggttgGGAGAGATTTgttattgcattttttttggtttggagTGATTAATGAGActggttgttgttgttgttgtgtgcttttttttttctttttctttttttgtaataaaaagAAATGGATTGTGGACTTAAATTATGTTTCTagctttttttttgtgctaGTGCTTGAAGCGGAGGAAAGAAGAGGAAGGGATTTGAGATGttagaaatagagagagaaagagagggtttggttttcctaaaatattttttaaaattaacattttaattagAAAAGTACTTTTTTGTCTGTCCTGCTgctctaaaaataataatttattatatatatttttttcaaattttaattaaaaagtactttttgttttctaatcattttatctgaaaaataaaaattgtgaaaaaaaaatattttttataaatttattgatttttttttataagcttttgatgaatcaaatacTAGCCGTATAACAAAAATGCTTTGCTATCACCTTTGTAATAAATCCAGCTTAGATGAATGGAATACGAGCAACATTGTAAATAACGCAAGGTATATTGAAATGGATTCTAATTGTCGAAGTTGAacatataagtttaattttgtctatgtatttttattcaaataagaataatattttatcaaaaatattacATCATATAAAGGACTAGATCGACTTTCGAAGTGGTACGCATGTGGATGATAATTTATCATACAATGTTTCCTTTTATGAAGCGAAACATGTTAAAAAAATGTCAATTagcacaaaaaacaaaaactaggTGTTTTTGGATACTAATGACCCACTTGCCCATCATTTGTTATTTTGAAGGATCATTTTAAAAgtattcaatttatttattttaaaaataagatagGTTAGAATGTGTAGTAATTTTACTTCAAATTTAAAgccttaaaaattaattattaaattcttaGTTAACTATGCTAGATACGATCAGTAGGAGAGGCAATTGGTCGCGTATTATAGAGGGAGGCTTTCAGCATTGAActaataagttattattattaggttaaattacaaaaaaagaaagctcTACCGTAAATActcacttttttactttttatctccgattttcaaaaacctacattttattttcttaaatttttaaaaatattttcaaatggtACGGCATTAATGTAGAGAGCAAAATGACTAAATCGCCAATGcttcttctataaaaaaaaataaatttttaatatatttatattattttgaagtATATTTTCGGCATAAATTATAAGGAATTGACGGAATAGTGGTAGAACCTTAACAGAGAGACAACTTAGAAATATTAAGAggataaaatacaaatttttgaaagttaaaaaaataaatatttataagaattttttttttataatttaaccttattattattattattattattattattattattgtttaaaaCTAATGGGATGTGTTTAATTAGGTCCCACCAACCGGAAGGTGCACGTTCCCACCACGTGAAGTGAGGCAAAGCAAAAGCTGCAAAAGCCCAACTTTTCTTCATCTGCAGTTAATGATTGTAACGCTCCACATTGCCTTTTGGCTCAGCAGAAGCTTTCACATAACCACTATTTAGAAGCATcaataatttattctatttttggaACTCTCCTACAATATTTCCTTCGATAGGAGTCTAGGTAGCAAATAAGAATTTTGAAACTTTCTCACAAATATTGTTTGTGATTTTTGaagtgattattattattattattattagcattatttttggagaattttttttttcttttggagcaTAGAAACTAGTTTTAACTTCTATTCGAAAAATATTTCGAAAAATATTTAGACACTGTATACAAGATAGAAAGGTTGTTTAACCATTACCTTCTTAGAAGATAAATAGTCAATTCGAGACCTGCAGGTCTAAAACATTCCTGGAGATGTCACTTCAAACTCCGTGTTTTTGGGCCAAAAATGGTCGGATTTGGAGTCGAGTCAGACTCAAAACAAGCAGCATCCAAAAATCTTATGTAACTATTCAATGAGTAATCTTTTCGTAATGTctcgtaaaatagaaaaattgttTAATCATTGTCCTCTCACTAGATTAACGGTCTAGATGGGCCCGGGAAAGAGCCCAAACTGAGTTATGAATACCTAAAACATCATTTGgaccaaaaatatttttggcccaaaataaataataaatttctgATTTCAAGTGGGCCCTCGTTACATGACACTCTGTTTTTGGGCCAAAAATGGTCTGATTTgaaatttcctttttttgcgaccaaaaaaaaaagagaatgcgTCTGCCGGGAGTCGAACCCGGATCTATTGCTTGGAAGGCAATTATCCTCACCGTTGGACTACAGACGCCTGTGATAAACAGGGATGTAGAAATCTCCTTTAATCTATAtgattaacaaaaatttatgtTCACCAAAAGCTTTTGATATTCTGTTTTAGAGTTTTTGTCTTTGTAAATTGGATTACACATCCACTTAACCTACTCTTActacttttacttttttttgtagATTAGTGCTTGGTTCGGATTAATTTATTCTTGTGACCAAAAAAAAGGGAGGGACTCTGAGGTCCCCCACTTCAAGGAACTCACGTGTTTGATTGCCAAAACAAGGTTAAGAGTCAAAAATATTCATCCTTATTAGGACTTGATGTTTGAGTTCTACGgctcgtaaaaaaaaaattcagctgAGAAATTATTGTCTGAAGTTCATAAACTGTTCATATCCCTTCACCGTCGAGGCGTCCACCCCTCCCTAAACGGAGCGACAACAATAAAACACCGACACTCAGGAGTCATTTGTTTTAGCATAGAATGAACTGAAAAATTATTTCGATATAAAAAACATTTGTATGCTTATTTCATTtgacttaaaaatatttttttgtaaaaagatTTTAACTGATTTAgtgaaaaattgaaattatcGTTTTTCTTCGGGggtaaataaaaattcaagctgtgtaattttttttatttaattttttccaGCGAAACTAAATGCGTTTTacgaaaatttatattttacgatTTTACATTGGACCGAGCTAATCCTTAATGGTGAGGCCGCTTTGTTTCCAAAACTCGACTCGGTCTCCACCGCTAATTCCGATGGAGGCCCCCAGCGGCGCTTCCCCGAAGCTTCTGGAAGTGTCGGAGACGGAAGTCGTAATCGACTTCCGGCCGAACGCCAAGTGCCGGAGGGAGTTCCACCTCCGCTCCCTCCACCCGACGCTTCCGgtccacttcaaggtccaaacCTCGTCCCCCGACACGTTCCACGTCACACCCCCGTGCGGGTCCCTCCCGCCTCTCTCCTCCGCCCCCCTCCACCTCACCCTCCGCCCCCatcccctcccccctcccctgCGCCCCCGCTTCCTcatcctctcctccctctccccctccccctccccctccgtgCTCTCCTCCGCCGTGCACCtccgcgtcgtcgtcgtctgcGGCGgcgaccgccgccgccgcctccacgccgccgccgccgccggagacgaCGAGGAGCTGAGGGCGCTGGTGGAGGGCGGCGGAGAAGTGGACGGGAGGGATGGGGAGGGGAGGACGGCGCTGCACGTGGCGGCGGGGAGGGGGCACGTGAGGTGCGCGAGGGTGCTGGTCGGGGGAGGGGCGGCGCCGGACGCGAGGGACGGGCGCGGGAGGACGCCgctgtgggcggcggcggcgagcgggAAGGCCGAGGTGGTGGCGGCGCTGCTCGAGATGGGCGCCGACGCGGCCGTCGCCGACGCGCGGGGCCGAGCGCCGGCGCACGTCGCCAGGGATAAGGGGCACGTGAGTATTTCACACTCTTTGCAAAAATTTGATTTGCTCTCCTActaaaatcaataaattaaaattttgattttttttttttttttagtttaaaatgaaaaattttgatGCTCGGAATCTGATGAACGGCGAGTTCTGAGTGtggttataataataataatgcatttTGTCGTGCATGGTTTTTGTCATATCCCTCGCGAGCTTTCGTGCTCTGTACGAATTATTCTCCATGTGTCCTTTCTAATTTAAtaccaatttatttatttatattgaaattGTATGTGAGTTCGGCTGTAAATTATCTATAATATCAAGATGCTtgatgctatcaaattttctgtctTTAGATTTaacattttgattattttactcgttagattatattattaaattaataatttatttaattctaaGGAATCCATATTATTCTAATCGTGCATATTTTTATCCAATGGTTGAAAACTTAATAACATCAATAGCTTGGTGATATTTATAGTATTTCAATTTAGTTCTTTTATCATTATGCTTTTCTTTAGTTCCGGAATAGCAAATAAGAATTTATATATCATTTGATAGTTAATGGGTCGGATCAAAGCATGgttgatacatatatatactatactatcgatagtagcaagtctttggtactattgagttttctaccgttagatctaccctttgatcatttccacccgttagattatactattaaaccaacgacccactcaaccctaggggaccactatcatcctaaccgcatatcctttcattcaacggccaaaaactcaatagtaccaggggcttagtactattgatagtatagtaacataattctatatatatatatagtgtgacaCCACATTGCTATCCAAATCATATCCATTCTAATCTTTAGTGACCGAACCAAAGCCAAATTCAAACTAAACtagtaaatctaaatttggacatttaaatttacagattaattttaaattttatttcagaaCACCCGGAAAATTTACTGTGTCCAAACGACCTTACTGGGTCGAGCCAAATATAAAAAGACCATATCAGTAACAGAAATCAGAAGTCGGTCTGAATCCGACCCGACTTTTCACGGGCCTGGACTTTTGAGACATGAGCTGGTCCAGTGAACTAGCTTAGTCCTGATGAGGTCGGCTGAGCTCGAGTCGAACCACCAAAAATCGAGGTGAATTGCGTTACAGGTCAGGCCAATTTTGTTCAGATGTATAGAAGTGTAAGATTCTGACACTTAACTCACTGGACGCAGCAAGCTGTAGTCGACGTACTGGAGTGTGGGGAGATGGTCATGACGGCGGCGAGGCGTGGAGACGTCTGCCGCCTCCGGTCGTTGCTGAACAAACGCGCCACGATCCACAGCCGCGATCAGTACGGTACGACGGCTCTCCACTCTGCAGCAATCAAGGGGCACTGCGAGGCAATGGCGCTGCTCGTCGAGTCCGGTGCCGACGTGGAGAGCGCCGACGTCGAGGGGCACACCCCGCTCCACCTTGCTGTCGAGAGCGGCTGcgcagcggcggcggagatgTTGGTTGATCTCGGGGCCAATGTGAATGCGAAGACCAAGCGGGGCGCGACACCGCTCTGCATGGCGGCGGCGATAGGGCACGACGGGATCGCGCGGCTGCTACTCAGCAGGGGTGCAACTACTGCCACTGCTGCCACCGCTGCCACCGCCACATCGTTGTGTGCCGCCTCAtcgtcctcttcttcttctgtctCATGCGACTGAATGATTAATACTTCGCGTTGTATTATTTTCTATCCATGCGTCAGTTAAACTGTGTTTGTAAAGTAACTGCGATTATAGTTGTTATGTGTGATGTGTGTTCTTCTTTTAATTGGAAAACTTCGAAAGCTCTCATGTGCCGCGACTAAATATATATCACTCTGTCCTTGTACAGTTAAGTTctatttgtaaaactaatagCAAAGCTTTAGATTCTAAAATTGCACAAATAACATTCTGTAATTCGTATTTTGTTAGTCGTTTAGAATTGCTTGGCACAAACAATCCTACAAGCTTAAAATCGTAGGAAACTACCACTTCATCGAACAGATGAAAGATTATACAGCGATCCTCTCTATCGTCTCGCCGACATTCAGAAGTGAGAAATCACATGCAACATTCAAATATTAAGGCAGTATGAATGACAAATCTGATTACGTTCCGACAGAGATGATCCTTATGCGCACCAATTTACAAGAGCCAAACTCACTCGACATCACCTTCTAAACTAAAAATTGCATGGTAAGATCGATCACGTAGGCCTAGGCCATAGATAGTATAAATAACAAGCATCTACGCATtcatgaaaactttttttttttggtttccatGGCAGATGCAGACCCCACAAGCAGCAAACGGCTGTGGAATGGAATTTGCCCGCGAAGTATCCTCCTCTCCACTCTGTTGCAGTTAAATTTTGTACCCAACACATTTACCGGCGCAACGTTTTAATTATTCCCGTTCTCACCTGCTTCCTCTCCCATGCTCAAAACGACCCTACCTTCTCCAACACGACCAAACTCTCCGCTATATAAATACCCACGCCCCATTCTAAATTCTCCTCACACACTCAAAACGCATCCCCGTTTCCCTCCACTACAAAATTCCCAaatgagaggaggaggaggagctctcctctgcttcttcttcttcgcgtCTCTCGCCTCCGCCTCCTTGTTCCcgcttcctcctccgccgcccccctcctctgcgccgccgccgccgccgcgccgcgccgcctccgcctccgcctccgccgttCCCTGCagtcgccgccaccgccgcgccGCGCCGCCGAGAGCCGTTATGGTGGAGTACGATGGACCCGGACCCTGCCCTCCCCTACTCTCTCCTCGGGCCGCCCCCTCACTTGCTCCCTCCTCGTCCTCCGCCACCACTTCCGTCACCGCACGCCCCCGCGCGCGCGCGCCGCTACGCCCCGCCGTCGGCGTGGCCGCGCCCGCTGGTCGGCGTGACGTTCATCGACTCTCCGCCTCCTCCTGCCCGCGCGAGCGCATAACGCGTGGGCCCGCCGTAGTGGCTCGACTGGCGCGCAGAGCTCCTCCGCGCCTCGACCCCCCTCTCCCCCGGCCCCGCCGCGCACGGCGTCTCCTGGCGCGTCCGCAAGGACATCACCCGCTACGCCGCCCTTCTCCGCCCCCGCCCGCGCCCTCGACCCCGTTCCCCCGCCgcggacgacgacgacgactacgacgacgccgccgccgccgcccccgctaCCTTCACCATGGCGCTCGGGAGCTCCAACTCCACCCCGCTCCACGGCTCCTACAGCGTCAACCTCACCCTCCACTTCTACCGCGGCGCCGCGCTCAAACCCCCACTCCGAGGGCTCTACGGCGACCGCCCCGCCGACGCCGTCGTCCCCATCTCCAACGACGCCGGCGGGTGCTCGTCGGCCGGGTACTGGTTCAAGGTTCACGACGAGGCCGACGCGAAGTCGGTCCCCGTTCTCATCCCAAAGAACGCCTACCGCGCCGTGCTCGAAATCTTCGTCTCGGCCCATGGTGGCGACGAGAATTGGTACGCCAACCCCCTCCGCTCTACCGGCCCCGATCGCTATCGTTTTTCTGatgccgccaccgccaccgcgaAGCCTAATGGCGCATTCCGCCAGGTCGCCGTCACGGTTGACAGGCGATTCGGAGGCGCCGTTGTGCCGTTCCCAGTGATTCACCCGAATTCGATAAACCCCTTCTTCTGGGCCCCTGTCGCCGCCATCGGCGCTTACGACCACCCGTCGTATGACCTCGACCTCACGCCGATCCTCGGCCTTTACTTAGACGGCGAAGAACATACAATTGGCCTCACTATCAAAGATAGCCAGCCTTACTGGCTCATTTCGGCTAACCTCCATTTGTGGCTCGATCCTCTGTCTGATCGAGTGGTGGGCGGTTTAATCCGGCTGAAGGTCCCGCCGCTCCGGCTGAGCCGCCAGGCCGATTGGCGGGAGCTCGACGGCAAGTCGTCCATTGATGGGCAAGTGATAATGCGCTTCTCTGGTTGGGTGAGCTCATCGAAGGGCAACATCACCACCAGTATAAAGCACCGGC from Ananas comosus cultivar F153 linkage group 23, ASM154086v1, whole genome shotgun sequence includes these protein-coding regions:
- the LOC109727831 gene encoding serine/threonine-protein phosphatase 6 regulatory ankyrin repeat subunit A-like produces the protein MVRPLCFQNSTRSPPLIPMEAPSGASPKLLEVSETEVVIDFRPNAKCRREFHLRSLHPTLPVHFKVQTSSPDTFHVTPPCGSLPPLSSAPLHLTLRPHPLPPPLRPRFLILSSLSPSPSPSVLSSAVHLRVVVVCGGDRRRRLHAAAAAGDDEELRALVEGGGEVDGRDGEGRTALHVAAGRGHVRCARVLVGGGAAPDARDGRGRTPLWAAAASGKAEVVAALLEMGADAAVADARGRAPAHVARDKGHQAVVDVLECGEMVMTAARRGDVCRLRSLLNKRATIHSRDQYGTTALHSAAIKGHCEAMALLVESGADVESADVEGHTPLHLAVESGCAAAAEMLVDLGANVNAKTKRGATPLCMAAAIGHDGIARLLLSRGATTATAATAATATSLCAASSSSSSSVSCD
- the LOC109728337 gene encoding peptide-N4-(N-acetyl-beta-glucosaminyl)asparagine amidase A-like; amino-acid sequence: MDPDPALPYSLLGPPPHLLPPRPPPPLPSPHAPARARRYAPPSAWPRPLWLDWRAELLRASTPLSPGPAAHGVSWRVRKDITRYAALLRPRPRPRPRSPAADDDDDYDDAAAAAPATFTMALGSSNSTPLHGSYSVNLTLHFYRGAALKPPLRGLYGDRPADAVVPISNDAGGCSSAGYWFKVHDEADAKSVPVLIPKNAYRAVLEIFVSAHGGDENWYANPLRSTGPDRYRFSDAATATAKPNGAFRQVAVTVDRRFGGAVVPFPVIHPNSINPFFWAPVAAIGAYDHPSYDLDLTPILGLYLDGEEHTIGLTIKDSQPYWLISANLHLWLDPLSDRVVGGLIRLKVPPLRLSRQADWRELDGKSSIDGQVIMRFSGWVSSSKGNITTSIKHRLKFKSRVEVLRQGAIKEVNLDVKARTDVRTERKKGGTGRMSVSQEFPLYIETVSSSGGEGSAFERTKMFHGLTETVRMAKNKEVVCSILDDRQDAEGSVFMEDGVAKWGSGNTKSIYKYRDDKQCYLRTVNTAGGEVKDDTETTSCALVAYL